CCCCAGCCCGGGCAGGTCGACGGCGACCGGCCGCAGGCCGGCGGCGGCCAGGTCCCCGAGCACCGGCAGCCAGACACGGCTCCAGTAGGTGCCGTGCAGGAGCAGGACGGCCGGGGCGCCTTCGCCGCCGGCGGTCAGGTAGGAGGCGGGCAGGCCGTCGACCTCGACGGCGGCGCGGCGGACAGCGGCAGGCGCGGTGTCCATGGCGGGACTCCTCACGACGATCGGTCGGGGTGTCGGATCTCGGATGTCGACAGCCTTCTGCCATGGCGTACCGGCGGGCAAATAATGGTGGCGGTATGCGATCATGCCCGGCCCGGCATGATCGCTGGTGACGGGCCGACATCTCTGGGGGAGTGTGATGCGTCTCTCACAGCTGCGCGTCCTGCTGGCCGTGGCGGAGCACGGCGGCTTCACCGCGGCGGCGGAGCGGATGGGGATCTCCCAGCCCGCGGTCAGCCGTGCGGTCGCCTCCCTGGAGAGTGAACTCGGGGCCCGGCTGGTCGTCCGGGGCCGTGACGGCGTCCGGCTCACCGAACCCGGTCGGCGCGCGGTCACGCACGCGCGCGAGGCGGTGCGCCACTTCGACCTGGTGCGCACCGAAGTGACGGCGGCCACCGGCGCGGTGACGGGCGAGCTGCGGCCGGCCTCGCTGCCTACCGCCACCGGCGCCCTGCTGACGCCCCGGATCGCGGAGTTCACCGACCGCCACCCTAGGGTGCGGGTCCGGCTGCTGGAGGGTTTCGACCGGGACGTACGGGCCTGGCTGGAGCGGGGGGCCGTCGAGGCCGGGGTGGTGACACTGCCGGCCCCGGGGCTGGACGTGGTGGAACTGGGCTCGGACGAGATGGTGGCGCTGCTCCCGGCGGGCCATCCCCTGGCGGACACTCCGGCCGTACCGGTGCCGGCCCTGGCGAAGGAGCCGTTCATCCTCTCCACCGGCGGCTGCCGGCCCCTGATCCGGCACGCGGCCCGGCAGGCGGGGATCGAACTCGACGTCGCGTTCGAGGCGGCCGAACTGTCGGCGATCGCCACGATGGTGGGCAGCGGACTCGGCGTCAGCATCGCGCCGGCGCTCGGCAGGGGGGCGTGGCAGAACACCAAGGGCGCCGTCGTGGCCCGGCCGCTGCACCCTCCTCTGCGCCGGACGCTGGCGCTGGCCTTCTCCCCCGCCGGCGCGGAGGTCGGGGACCTCTCCCCGGCGGCGCGGGCGTTCCGGCGCCTGGTACGGGACCACGCGGAACCGGGACCGGCCAGGCCGGCCCCGGTGTAAAGCCCGGCGTAAAGAAGACCACCCGGCGGCCCCGGACGAAGCGCCTACAGTGGAACGTGGCCCTCCCCCGCCTACGGCCCCTCCCCTACTGTTCGGCAGACGCGCATGACGTACCCCTCCGCAGACCCCGGCGACGACGGCCCCGACGCCTTGTTCGGCCTCGACGCGCTGGACGCCGCCACGCGCACACCCGGGCGCGGCGGCACGGGCCCCGGGCGCGGCCCGGACGACCGGCCGCCGTTCCGCGAGTCCGCCGCGGCCCGTCGTCTGCTGCCCGTCCGGACGGTCTACGCGGAACCGGCCGCCGCGTCCTCCGCGCGCGGCCGCCAGATCCTCGCCCGCTTCCCGGACGCGAAGCTGATCGAGGTGGACTCCCACTGGCGCATCCCGGGGCTGCACGGCAACGAGGGCAATGTCGAGCGCTGGGTGCGGGTGAAGGGGGAGACACTGGTCCTGGGCGAGCGGAAGACGCTGGTCACCCGGCCCAACGGACGGTCCGCCGACTGGATCGCCCCCGGCCTCTCCAACGGGTGCGCGATGGCCTGCGCCTACTGCTACGTCCCGCGCCGCAAGGGGTACGCCAACCCCGTCACCGTCTTCACCAACATCGACGCCGTCATCGCCCACCTGGCCCGGCACATCGCCCGTCAGGGACGCAAGCCGGAGCCCAACCAGTGCGACGAGTCGGCCTGGGTCTACGACATCGGGGAGAACGGCGACTGCTCGGTGGACGCGCTGATCAGCGACAACACCGCGGACCTGGTGCGCGCCTTCCGCGGCTGGCCCACCGCGAAGGCGTCCTTCGCCACCAAGTTCGTCAACCCGGACCTGCTGGCGCTCGACCCCCGGGGCCGCACCCGGATCCGCTTCTCCGTGATGCCCGCGGCGGACTCGCGGCTGCTGGACCTACGGACATCGCCGGTCGGCGACCGGATCGCCGCCGCTGCGGATTTCCTGGACGCCGGATACGAGGTCCACTTCAACCTCTCCCCCGTGGTGCTGCGCCCCGGCTGGGAAGAAGCCTGGAGCGAGGTGCTCCGGCAGCTGGACGACGTCCTGCCCGGCCGGGTCAAACGGCAGGCCGCCGCCGAGGTGATCCTGCTCACCCACAACCGGGACCTGCACCAGGTCAACCTGGGCTGGCACCCCCGGGCCGAGGACCTGCTCTGGCGCCCGGAGCTGCAACAGGACAAGCGCTCGCAGAACGGCGCGCTGAACGTCCGCTACAACGACCAGGTCAAGGCACGGGCCGTACGCACCCTGCGCGGCCTGGTCGCGGCCCACGCGCCCTGGCTGCGCATCCGGTACGCCTTCTGACCCGCGGGGCGGCCCCGCCACGCGGCAGCCGGCTCACGGCTTCAGCCCCCTTCCGTGGCACGCCGGGAGACTGCGCCCCTGTCCCCGGGCGCCGTCGCGGCGCCGGGCGCGCCGGGCGCGCGTCCGCCGGGTGGCGGTGCCGCGCGTTCTGCGGTGCGGACGATGTTGCGGGCCATGCCGCCGAAGACGACCGCGTGCCAGGGCGAGACGCCCCACCAGTACAGGTGGCCGAGGAGGCCGTGGGGGTGGAACAGCGCCCGCTGCCGGTAGCGGACCGGTCCGCCGTCGTCGCCGTCCACGCTCATCTCCAGCCAGGCCAGGCCGGGCAGCCGCATCTCGGCGCGCAGCCGCAGCAGCCGGCCGTGCGCGATCTCCTCGACCCGCCAGAAATCCAGGGAGTCCCCGGTCCTGAGGTGCCGGGCGTCACGGCGGCCCCGGCGCAGGCCGACGCCGCCCACCAGCCG
This is a stretch of genomic DNA from Streptomyces rubradiris. It encodes these proteins:
- a CDS encoding spore photoproduct lyase family protein, producing the protein MTYPSADPGDDGPDALFGLDALDAATRTPGRGGTGPGRGPDDRPPFRESAAARRLLPVRTVYAEPAAASSARGRQILARFPDAKLIEVDSHWRIPGLHGNEGNVERWVRVKGETLVLGERKTLVTRPNGRSADWIAPGLSNGCAMACAYCYVPRRKGYANPVTVFTNIDAVIAHLARHIARQGRKPEPNQCDESAWVYDIGENGDCSVDALISDNTADLVRAFRGWPTAKASFATKFVNPDLLALDPRGRTRIRFSVMPAADSRLLDLRTSPVGDRIAAAADFLDAGYEVHFNLSPVVLRPGWEEAWSEVLRQLDDVLPGRVKRQAAAEVILLTHNRDLHQVNLGWHPRAEDLLWRPELQQDKRSQNGALNVRYNDQVKARAVRTLRGLVAAHAPWLRIRYAF
- a CDS encoding LysR family transcriptional regulator translates to MRLSQLRVLLAVAEHGGFTAAAERMGISQPAVSRAVASLESELGARLVVRGRDGVRLTEPGRRAVTHAREAVRHFDLVRTEVTAATGAVTGELRPASLPTATGALLTPRIAEFTDRHPRVRVRLLEGFDRDVRAWLERGAVEAGVVTLPAPGLDVVELGSDEMVALLPAGHPLADTPAVPVPALAKEPFILSTGGCRPLIRHAARQAGIELDVAFEAAELSAIATMVGSGLGVSIAPALGRGAWQNTKGAVVARPLHPPLRRTLALAFSPAGAEVGDLSPAARAFRRLVRDHAEPGPARPAPV